In Cytobacillus oceanisediminis, the following proteins share a genomic window:
- a CDS encoding response regulator produces MMKGKILIVDDQFGIRILLNEVLQKEGYDTYQAANGVQALDIVSKHSPDLVLLDMKIPGMDGIEILKRMRVVDKDIRVIIMTAYGELDMIQEAKDLGALTHFAKPFDIDDIRAAVKKYLPVPNSK; encoded by the coding sequence TTGATGAAAGGGAAAATATTAATTGTAGATGATCAGTTCGGAATCCGTATTTTGCTTAATGAGGTACTACAGAAAGAAGGGTACGACACATACCAGGCTGCCAATGGAGTCCAGGCTCTCGACATTGTTTCCAAGCATTCGCCTGATCTTGTTCTTCTCGACATGAAGATACCGGGAATGGATGGGATTGAAATTTTAAAAAGAATGAGAGTGGTGGATAAAGATATCCGCGTCATTATCATGACTGCATATGGCGAACTCGATATGATTCAGGAGGCCAAGGATCTGGGTGCTCTTACTCACTTTGCGAAGCCATTCGATATCGATGACATCAGGGCAGCGGTAAAGAAATATTTGCCTGTGCCTAACTCGAAATAA
- a CDS encoding DUF2529 domain-containing protein, whose amino-acid sequence MLKMFSTQLTGLFKRLQEKEEFSIEDSARLLAQAAAGDGKIYIYGTKEMAAIGYEAVQSQEPLRDAAILESDEEVSETDRVIIFSRHSDDEDAAFLAKSLSEKGIPFVAVSTVKAENNVNIADLADVHIDLKLAKGLLPDEEGNRFGYPASMAALFVYYGIKFTIEEILAEYE is encoded by the coding sequence TTGCTTAAGATGTTTTCTACCCAGCTGACAGGCTTGTTTAAAAGACTTCAGGAAAAGGAAGAGTTTTCCATAGAGGACAGTGCACGCCTATTGGCTCAGGCTGCCGCCGGTGATGGGAAAATATATATTTACGGTACAAAAGAAATGGCTGCGATTGGCTATGAAGCCGTTCAAAGCCAGGAACCGCTTAGAGATGCAGCGATTTTGGAAAGTGATGAGGAAGTCTCAGAAACAGACAGAGTAATCATCTTCTCAAGACATTCAGATGACGAAGACGCAGCCTTTCTGGCAAAATCTTTGTCTGAAAAAGGAATTCCCTTTGTGGCAGTGAGCACTGTTAAGGCGGAAAACAATGTTAACATCGCTGATTTAGCCGATGTCCATATTGATTTGAAGCTTGCTAAAGGGCTTCTTCCTGATGAAGAAGGCAACCGCTTCGGCTATCCGGCTTCCATGGCTGCTTTATTTGTTTATTATGGAATTAAGTTTACGATTGAAGAGATTTTGGCGGAGTATGAATAA
- the hxlA gene encoding 3-hexulose-6-phosphate synthase produces MKIQLALDRLTEQECFRIADETCENIDWIEIGTGVIKEYGMKIVREMKAAYPEKTIVADMKTCDAGKHEAEQAFKAGADVMTVMGFSHNSTIKQALEIANAANKRIMIDLLGIKDAKRVKSLYDLGADLFCLHIGKDMQKEGSIADPALFRLVKGLNDIEVAIAGGISEKTIGELKDSIADVVIIGSAITGNQAPKEASSAIRNKLKK; encoded by the coding sequence GTGAAAATTCAACTTGCACTTGACCGCTTAACCGAGCAGGAATGTTTCCGTATCGCAGATGAAACTTGTGAAAATATCGATTGGATTGAGATCGGGACGGGCGTTATTAAAGAATATGGTATGAAGATAGTTCGGGAAATGAAGGCTGCTTATCCAGAAAAAACAATTGTGGCGGATATGAAAACTTGTGACGCAGGAAAACATGAAGCAGAACAGGCCTTTAAAGCAGGGGCGGACGTTATGACTGTGATGGGCTTTTCACATAACAGCACGATAAAACAGGCATTAGAGATTGCAAATGCCGCTAATAAAAGAATTATGATTGATCTGCTGGGAATTAAGGACGCCAAAAGAGTTAAGAGCCTATATGATTTGGGGGCGGACTTATTTTGTCTCCATATAGGAAAGGATATGCAGAAAGAGGGTTCTATAGCGGATCCCGCTTTATTCAGGCTTGTTAAAGGGTTAAATGATATCGAAGTCGCTATTGCAGGCGGGATTTCAGAAAAAACAATCGGAGAATTGAAGGATAGTATTGCCGATGTAGTCATTATTGGAAGTGCCATTACAGGTAATCAAGCACCAAAAGAAGCCAGCTCAGCAATAAGGAACAAACTAAAAAAATGA
- a CDS encoding SDR family oxidoreductase, with amino-acid sequence MFPIHENLNGKTAVITGGSGVLCSEMARELARHGVKVAILNRTAEKGAAVSAEIEKAGGTAIAVAADVLDRESLEKAREEVISHFGQVDILINGAGGNHPDAITSLETYNVESSSEKSFFDMDEKGFSQVFASNFTGTFLASQVFGKELLKQESPIIINISSMSSYSPMTKVPAYSAAKSAINNFTMWMAVHFAETGLRVNAIAPGFFLTTQNRNLLLNEDGSHTARSEKIIAHTPMKRFGQPKDLLGVLLWLADEEYSGFVTGVTVPVDGGFMAYSGV; translated from the coding sequence ATGTTTCCAATACATGAAAATTTAAATGGAAAAACAGCTGTGATTACGGGCGGAAGCGGAGTGCTTTGCTCGGAAATGGCCAGGGAGCTCGCAAGGCATGGTGTGAAAGTGGCGATTCTTAATCGTACGGCAGAAAAGGGAGCTGCGGTATCGGCCGAAATTGAAAAAGCAGGGGGAACAGCGATTGCTGTTGCAGCAGACGTCTTAGATCGTGAATCCCTGGAAAAAGCAAGGGAAGAAGTGATCAGCCACTTTGGGCAGGTAGATATATTAATTAATGGAGCAGGCGGGAATCATCCGGATGCCATTACTTCTTTAGAAACCTATAATGTGGAGTCTTCTTCTGAAAAGTCCTTCTTTGATATGGATGAGAAAGGCTTCTCCCAAGTATTTGCCAGCAACTTTACAGGGACTTTTTTAGCCAGCCAGGTTTTTGGCAAAGAACTGCTAAAGCAGGAATCACCTATCATTATTAATATCTCATCAATGAGTTCCTACTCGCCAATGACAAAAGTGCCTGCTTATAGTGCAGCCAAATCAGCCATTAATAATTTTACAATGTGGATGGCTGTACATTTCGCAGAAACAGGGTTGCGGGTAAATGCAATTGCTCCGGGCTTTTTCTTAACAACTCAAAACCGCAATTTATTATTGAATGAAGATGGTTCCCATACGGCCAGATCAGAAAAAATTATTGCTCATACACCAATGAAAAGATTTGGCCAGCCAAAAGATTTACTTGGTGTGCTGCTGTGGCTTGCTGACGAAGAATATTCTGGTTTCGTAACGGGTGTTACGGTACCAGTTGACGGCGGCTTTATGGCATACTCAGGAGTTTAA
- the uxuA gene encoding mannonate dehydratase has product MNMTFRWYGRDNDTVTLEQVKQIPNVKGIVWALHRKPVGEVWETDEIKSEIEFIKSFGFHANVVESVNIHESIKLGNNERDLYIENYKKTIRNLGELGVKVICYNFMPVFDWTRTDLYRALPDGSTALFYEKNKVENLDPQDLIKTVSEASDLTLPGWEPEKMSRIKELFAAYQDVTAEDLWDNLGYFLKEILPVAEEAGIKMAIHPDDPPWSIFGLPRIMTGEESLQKLLSISDSPSNGITFCTGSLGANPQNDMVDLAKKFAGRSPFAHIRNVKIFENGDFIETSHLTADGSINIKGVVKELSEIQYEGYVRPDHGRHLWGEDCRPGYGLYDRALGIMYLHGLWDAYQSEK; this is encoded by the coding sequence ATGAATATGACCTTTCGCTGGTATGGAAGGGATAATGATACCGTAACTCTTGAACAAGTGAAACAGATTCCCAATGTGAAAGGAATCGTTTGGGCCCTTCACAGGAAACCTGTCGGGGAAGTTTGGGAGACAGACGAGATTAAATCTGAAATTGAGTTTATAAAGTCCTTTGGGTTTCATGCAAATGTGGTGGAAAGTGTTAATATACATGAATCTATTAAGCTGGGAAACAATGAAAGGGACTTATATATAGAAAATTATAAGAAAACCATTCGGAACCTGGGTGAACTTGGGGTAAAAGTTATATGTTATAACTTCATGCCTGTCTTTGATTGGACGCGGACTGACTTATACCGCGCACTTCCAGATGGCTCAACGGCATTATTTTATGAAAAGAACAAAGTGGAAAATCTGGATCCGCAGGATTTAATCAAAACGGTTTCCGAGGCTTCTGATTTGACTCTTCCTGGCTGGGAGCCGGAGAAAATGTCCCGGATTAAAGAGTTATTTGCAGCGTATCAGGATGTAACTGCAGAGGACTTATGGGACAATCTGGGCTATTTCCTAAAGGAAATTCTGCCAGTGGCAGAAGAAGCAGGCATCAAGATGGCTATCCACCCGGATGATCCGCCTTGGTCCATTTTTGGCCTGCCGCGAATCATGACCGGAGAAGAAAGTCTGCAGAAACTCCTATCTATTTCCGACTCTCCCTCCAACGGCATTACATTTTGTACGGGTTCTCTAGGGGCTAATCCGCAAAATGACATGGTTGACCTGGCAAAAAAATTTGCAGGAAGATCACCATTTGCCCATATCCGGAATGTAAAAATATTCGAGAATGGTGATTTTATTGAGACTTCTCATTTGACTGCAGATGGTTCAATCAATATTAAAGGGGTCGTCAAAGAGTTATCCGAGATTCAATATGAGGGCTACGTACGTCCTGACCACGGCCGGCATCTTTGGGGTGAAGACTGCAGACCGGGATATGGATTATATGACCGGGCTCTTGGAATCATGTATCTTCACGGATTATGGGATGCCTATCAATCTGAGAAATAA
- a CDS encoding bifunctional 2-keto-4-hydroxyglutarate aldolase/2-keto-3-deoxy-6-phosphogluconate aldolase, which translates to MNLKIEKLNQLIESKVVAVVRGKTPEEAIDISEAAIEGGFRAIEVTYTTPEAEKVFQTLRGSDGVIGAGTVLDSETARHAILNGAEFVVSPHFDKNIALLCNRYSIPYLPGCMTITEIMTALEYGCDIVKLFPANRFDPSFIGAVNGPLPQVRIMPTGGVNLDNVGAWLDAGAVAAGIGSDLNKAYKAGGKESVKALCGKYVEATNGGGGK; encoded by the coding sequence ATGAACTTAAAAATAGAGAAACTTAACCAGCTAATAGAATCAAAAGTGGTTGCAGTTGTGCGCGGAAAAACACCTGAAGAAGCGATTGATATTTCTGAAGCAGCCATTGAAGGCGGATTTCGTGCTATTGAAGTGACTTATACTACACCTGAAGCGGAAAAAGTGTTTCAGACTTTAAGAGGTTCAGACGGTGTAATCGGGGCTGGGACAGTTCTGGATTCGGAAACAGCCCGTCATGCCATTTTAAATGGGGCGGAATTTGTTGTTAGTCCGCATTTTGATAAGAATATAGCCTTGCTTTGCAATCGATACAGCATTCCATATCTTCCTGGATGCATGACCATAACTGAAATCATGACAGCTCTCGAATATGGCTGTGACATTGTAAAGCTGTTCCCGGCTAATCGTTTTGATCCATCATTTATCGGTGCAGTCAATGGTCCCCTGCCACAGGTACGCATCATGCCCACTGGCGGGGTGAATTTAGATAATGTCGGTGCGTGGCTTGATGCTGGCGCTGTCGCAGCCGGCATTGGAAGTGACTTAAACAAGGCATACAAAGCTGGCGGGAAAGAATCAGTAAAAGCACTTTGTGGAAAATATGTCGAAGCGACTAATGGAGGCGGCGGAAAATGA
- a CDS encoding zinc-binding alcohol dehydrogenase family protein, translated as MKAVQIPSAMEMEVIDIETPVISDPDEVLVKVKRVGICGSDMHIYHGTNPLATYPRIVGHEVAGEVVKVGSNVSGIKPGDHVVVEPIRYCGECYACRKGRPNVCQSLSVFGVHEDGGLREFFVLPEKQLHVVNSSLEWDEIVLAEPYTIGAQAVWRGAVGEGDTVFIQGSGPIGICILKMAKLQGARVIISDLKQERLAFAKENGADEIINASEESVEDRVLELTDGEGPNVVIDAVCLPSTFELGVNLVSPAGTVVVLGFDERPSSIPQLPITKKEVTIVGSRLQTNQFEKVVSLLNERKLQSNGFITHQFSISEVKEAFQYVENNPDQVRKAVIVFD; from the coding sequence ATGAAAGCAGTTCAAATTCCAAGTGCAATGGAAATGGAAGTTATTGATATAGAAACACCAGTTATAAGCGATCCCGATGAAGTCCTGGTGAAAGTGAAAAGGGTCGGTATATGCGGTTCTGATATGCATATTTACCATGGTACAAATCCACTTGCCACTTATCCAAGAATTGTTGGCCATGAAGTGGCAGGAGAAGTCGTTAAAGTCGGGTCAAATGTTTCAGGAATAAAACCTGGTGACCATGTTGTAGTGGAGCCAATCCGCTACTGCGGAGAGTGCTACGCATGCCGGAAAGGGCGCCCGAATGTATGTCAGTCTTTATCTGTTTTTGGTGTTCATGAAGATGGAGGCTTGCGGGAATTCTTTGTACTGCCTGAAAAACAGCTTCATGTTGTGAATTCATCTTTAGAATGGGATGAAATCGTATTGGCTGAACCCTACACCATTGGAGCTCAGGCTGTGTGGCGCGGGGCTGTTGGAGAAGGTGATACTGTATTCATTCAGGGAAGCGGCCCGATAGGCATATGCATTTTAAAAATGGCGAAGCTGCAGGGAGCAAGAGTCATTATCAGTGATTTGAAGCAGGAGCGACTAGCATTTGCAAAAGAAAATGGGGCAGATGAAATTATTAATGCATCGGAAGAGTCTGTAGAAGATCGGGTATTGGAATTGACAGATGGTGAAGGACCAAATGTTGTGATTGATGCAGTATGTCTGCCTTCTACCTTTGAGCTTGGCGTAAATCTTGTATCGCCTGCTGGCACGGTAGTTGTGCTGGGGTTTGATGAACGGCCATCATCCATTCCGCAGCTTCCAATCACTAAAAAAGAAGTAACCATTGTTGGCTCAAGGCTGCAGACAAACCAATTTGAAAAGGTTGTTTCTTTACTCAATGAAAGAAAGCTTCAATCAAACGGGTTTATCACCCACCAGTTTTCAATTAGTGAAGTGAAGGAAGCATTCCAATATGTAGAGAACAATCCTGACCAGGTTCGAAAAGCAGTTATTGTTTTCGATTAA
- a CDS encoding TRAP transporter large permease — MMAAILFFSFIILIFLGVPVAFSLGLSSLFYLILADIPLSIIPQKMFGGLNSFVLLCIPGFILAGNLMNAGGITDRIIQFANNCFGHIRGGLGLANVGSSMGFAGISGTALADTASIGAILIPAMKKEGYGAGFSAAVTASSSTVGPIIPPSLPMIIVGTLASVSIGDLFLAGALPGILLGLGLMIPTYIISVKRNYPKGERKSLKEIWKSFTGAFWALFMTVIIMYGILGGYFTPTEASVIAVLYAFVIGIFVYKELPIKKIPEIMLSSMTGTASIMLLVGFANLFGWIMVSEQIPQMVADAILGISSNPIVVILLINLLLLFVGTFMETIAALVILFPVLLPVAASIGMDPVQFGVMMVLNLVIGLVTPPVGVCLFVASQIGKISIGKTAKELLPFLGVSLAVLMLVAFVPQISLFLPSLFE; from the coding sequence ATGATGGCAGCCATTTTGTTTTTCTCGTTCATAATCCTGATATTCCTAGGCGTGCCAGTAGCATTCAGCCTTGGCCTATCTTCACTTTTTTATTTAATACTGGCTGATATCCCGTTAAGCATCATTCCGCAAAAAATGTTTGGAGGACTAAACTCCTTTGTTTTGCTCTGTATTCCCGGGTTTATTCTGGCAGGAAACCTAATGAATGCTGGCGGTATTACAGATCGCATCATTCAGTTTGCAAATAATTGCTTCGGCCATATCCGCGGGGGCCTTGGCTTAGCGAATGTAGGATCCTCGATGGGATTTGCAGGCATTTCAGGTACAGCATTGGCAGACACAGCCAGTATAGGAGCTATTCTTATTCCTGCGATGAAAAAAGAAGGGTACGGAGCAGGTTTTTCTGCAGCTGTAACGGCATCTTCATCAACGGTTGGCCCGATTATTCCTCCGTCTCTTCCAATGATTATCGTGGGGACACTTGCGTCAGTATCTATTGGCGATCTGTTTTTGGCTGGTGCTCTGCCAGGGATATTACTTGGCCTGGGATTAATGATTCCAACCTATATCATTTCTGTTAAAAGAAATTATCCCAAAGGGGAAAGAAAGTCATTAAAGGAAATATGGAAAAGTTTCACTGGAGCGTTCTGGGCACTATTTATGACAGTTATCATTATGTATGGAATTCTCGGAGGCTACTTCACACCGACTGAAGCTTCAGTCATTGCAGTATTGTATGCCTTTGTCATTGGAATCTTCGTTTATAAAGAGCTTCCAATCAAAAAAATCCCGGAAATTATGCTCTCTTCCATGACAGGTACGGCTTCTATCATGCTTCTCGTAGGCTTTGCCAACCTGTTTGGCTGGATTATGGTAAGTGAACAAATTCCTCAAATGGTTGCAGATGCGATTCTGGGGATCTCTTCAAACCCAATTGTCGTTATTCTATTGATTAACTTGCTGCTGTTGTTTGTTGGAACGTTCATGGAGACGATTGCGGCTCTAGTCATCCTATTCCCGGTGTTATTGCCAGTAGCGGCTTCCATCGGTATGGATCCGGTTCAATTTGGTGTCATGATGGTATTGAACCTTGTTATTGGCCTTGTAACGCCTCCGGTTGGTGTATGTCTATTCGTAGCATCACAAATTGGCAAGATCTCAATTGGGAAAACAGCAAAAGAATTACTGCCATTTTTAGGTGTCAGTCTGGCAGTCTTAATGCTTGTGGCTTTTGTGCCGCAAATCTCACTGTTTCTTCCAAGTTTATTTGAATAG
- a CDS encoding TRAP transporter small permease, translating into MKIRIWLDRILAFLTVMSFSGVIIVVTIQIMSRYLPYTAIWTEELTRYLFIYSICFGAPLALLRGEFINVDLILTKMSHAIRRYYEIGIYLLIILLSGVLVKEGWFFTQLGGNQTSATMPFQMSVIHAAIFIMSSFLLLYSIVKIIRLIRNEEDFNSQMGGGEL; encoded by the coding sequence ATGAAGATTCGAATTTGGCTTGACCGAATATTAGCCTTCTTGACTGTTATGAGTTTTTCAGGGGTTATTATCGTGGTTACCATCCAAATCATGTCGCGCTATCTTCCCTACACAGCAATTTGGACGGAAGAGCTTACGCGATATTTGTTTATATACTCCATTTGCTTTGGGGCACCGCTAGCTTTGCTTCGAGGCGAGTTTATTAATGTGGATCTGATTCTCACAAAAATGTCACATGCTATTCGCCGCTATTATGAAATTGGAATTTATTTGCTGATTATATTGTTAAGCGGGGTTCTCGTTAAAGAAGGATGGTTCTTTACACAGCTAGGAGGAAACCAGACTTCAGCTACAATGCCTTTTCAGATGTCGGTAATCCACGCTGCAATATTTATCATGAGTTCATTTTTATTATTGTATTCAATTGTCAAAATCATTAGGCTAATTCGAAATGAAGAAGACTTTAATTCACAAATGGGTGGTGGGGAGCTATGA
- a CDS encoding TRAP transporter substrate-binding protein, with the protein MKFKWLSGVLAATLMLSACGSGGSNGASGEKQEGEVIKWKFGHLADENHIWHKTAEEFADLVNEKTDGQIEIQIFPNNSLGGETDTINAIQAGTADMVISGETMQNWAPKAALMAVPYAFRDLDHVKTVVEGEIGEEIEKEITEKVGLTPLYYHTRAPRNLTSSEPIESPSDLKGFSMRVPNVPLFLKVWEAAGAKPQVMDFNEVFTGLQQGVIKGQENPVDLIQSGGLYEVQKYVNRTEHVYSWIYILIGNKQFEALNDEQKKAVTEAAAEAQAFGEKLYDEEISKIESELESEGMEFVDVDQDAFREKMQPAIKDSLKPEQYELYEKILEVE; encoded by the coding sequence ATGAAATTTAAGTGGTTATCCGGTGTTTTAGCTGCGACTTTGATGCTTAGTGCCTGCGGTTCGGGCGGTTCTAATGGGGCAAGTGGCGAGAAGCAAGAGGGAGAAGTAATCAAGTGGAAGTTTGGCCACTTGGCAGATGAGAATCACATTTGGCATAAAACAGCTGAGGAATTTGCAGATCTGGTTAATGAAAAAACAGACGGGCAAATTGAAATTCAAATTTTCCCGAATAACTCTCTTGGCGGAGAAACAGATACAATCAATGCCATTCAGGCGGGTACAGCTGACATGGTCATTTCAGGGGAAACCATGCAAAACTGGGCACCTAAAGCTGCTTTAATGGCAGTACCGTATGCCTTCCGTGATCTTGACCATGTAAAAACGGTTGTAGAAGGGGAAATCGGTGAAGAAATTGAAAAGGAAATCACTGAAAAAGTTGGCTTGACTCCTTTGTATTATCATACACGTGCTCCACGTAACTTGACTTCAAGTGAGCCTATTGAGTCACCATCTGATTTGAAGGGATTCTCAATGCGTGTGCCAAATGTTCCATTGTTCCTGAAAGTCTGGGAAGCCGCAGGCGCTAAGCCGCAGGTTATGGACTTCAATGAAGTATTTACTGGCCTTCAGCAAGGAGTTATTAAAGGACAGGAAAACCCTGTGGACTTAATCCAGAGCGGCGGTTTGTATGAGGTTCAAAAGTATGTGAATCGTACAGAGCATGTTTATTCATGGATTTATATCCTAATTGGCAACAAGCAGTTTGAGGCCTTGAATGATGAACAGAAAAAAGCTGTGACAGAAGCAGCTGCAGAAGCCCAGGCATTTGGAGAAAAACTTTATGATGAAGAAATTTCAAAAATAGAGTCTGAGCTTGAAAGTGAAGGAATGGAGTTTGTTGATGTTGACCAGGATGCCTTCCGTGAAAAAATGCAGCCTGCGATTAAAGATAGCCTTAAGCCAGAACAGTATGAGCTTTATGAAAAAATTCTAGAGGTAGAATAA
- the allD gene encoding ureidoglycolate dehydrogenase: MSTVTIHHEEAEKLVVQKLTGAGLIHEHAEKVAEILVHADLRNVNSHGVLRTEHYVNRLNAGGINPNPEITFNKTGPVTGVVDGDDGFGHVIADEAMNHAIQMAKENGVGMVTAINSSHCGALSYFVQNAAEQNLIGIAMTHTDKIVVPFGGKDAFLGTNPIAYGVPAKTQKPFILDMATSNVALGKILQYKEEGKEIPEGWGVDENGETVTDPSKVVSLSPFGGPKGYGLSMIVDIFSGLLAGAAFGPHVAKMYGDLDKKRKLGHYFCAINPAFFTDAEAFLGNMDQMMAEIRQAPPAPCFKSVLVPGEIEQMNEERNLEKGITIASTVHQFLTN, translated from the coding sequence ATGTCTACTGTGACAATTCATCATGAAGAAGCTGAGAAGCTAGTAGTGCAGAAATTAACAGGTGCAGGCTTAATACATGAACATGCAGAAAAAGTTGCGGAAATCCTGGTTCATGCGGATTTAAGAAATGTTAACTCACATGGTGTACTTCGTACTGAACATTATGTGAATCGTCTAAATGCGGGAGGAATCAATCCCAATCCGGAGATTACATTCAATAAGACCGGTCCTGTGACAGGTGTCGTTGATGGGGATGACGGATTTGGACACGTCATTGCAGATGAAGCCATGAATCATGCCATCCAAATGGCAAAGGAAAATGGTGTGGGAATGGTAACAGCCATTAACAGCAGCCATTGCGGTGCACTTAGTTATTTTGTTCAAAACGCGGCAGAGCAAAACCTGATTGGAATAGCAATGACTCATACCGATAAGATTGTCGTGCCATTTGGAGGCAAAGATGCTTTCCTTGGGACCAACCCAATTGCCTATGGCGTTCCGGCAAAAACACAAAAACCATTCATCCTGGATATGGCAACATCGAATGTAGCTCTGGGGAAAATCCTTCAATATAAAGAGGAAGGAAAAGAAATTCCAGAAGGATGGGGTGTGGACGAGAATGGGGAAACCGTAACAGATCCTTCAAAAGTCGTTTCACTTTCTCCGTTTGGGGGGCCTAAGGGCTATGGGCTATCAATGATTGTCGACATCTTCTCAGGTTTGCTTGCAGGTGCAGCTTTTGGGCCGCATGTAGCCAAGATGTATGGAGACCTGGATAAGAAGAGGAAACTTGGCCATTATTTCTGTGCAATTAATCCGGCATTCTTCACGGATGCAGAAGCATTCCTGGGAAATATGGATCAAATGATGGCAGAAATCCGTCAGGCACCTCCAGCTCCCTGTTTTAAAAGTGTTCTTGTGCCAGGTGAAATTGAACAAATGAATGAAGAAAGAAATCTCGAAAAAGGGATAACAATTGCTTCAACGGTACATCAGTTTTTAACAAACTAA
- the hxlB gene encoding 6-phospho-3-hexuloisomerase, translated as MDTILTILKEMRAVCSHVDKNEYESFVALLKSDARFFFTGEGRSGLVARAIAMRLMHSGKTVYVLGETTTPAIQKDDILIVLSGSAKTGQTISFSENAFRAGAKVFLITTNKEAVHQSCFTGGMQIPAATKYRLSGEPVTIQPLGNQFDQAAHLILDAAIIDSLSERNSNEEMVKKHTNLE; from the coding sequence ATGGATACGATTCTTACAATTCTCAAAGAAATGAGAGCAGTATGCTCACATGTCGATAAGAACGAATACGAATCTTTCGTAGCACTCTTAAAGAGTGACGCTCGTTTTTTCTTTACTGGAGAAGGTCGTTCAGGCTTAGTGGCAAGGGCGATTGCCATGCGTCTTATGCATAGCGGAAAAACGGTCTATGTTTTGGGAGAAACAACAACACCGGCCATTCAGAAAGACGATATATTAATCGTTTTATCTGGCTCAGCCAAAACAGGACAGACAATAAGTTTTTCTGAAAACGCCTTCAGGGCGGGGGCAAAAGTATTTTTAATAACCACTAATAAAGAGGCGGTTCATCAGTCGTGCTTTACTGGGGGAATGCAGATTCCTGCAGCGACTAAATACCGCCTTTCAGGAGAGCCGGTTACGATTCAGCCGCTTGGAAATCAGTTTGATCAGGCCGCCCATCTTATCTTAGATGCTGCAATTATTGATAGTTTATCAGAAAGAAATTCGAACGAAGAAATGGTCAAGAAACATACCAACCTGGAGTAG
- a CDS encoding sugar kinase yields MSSPFKVLTIGDAMITLNPAVKGPLRYVTQFERKVGGAELNFAIGCARLGLGSKWISRLGEDEFGRVIYNFARGEGVDVSGVNFVSGCPTSLNFKEINEDGSGKTFYYRYNSPILTLTPDMIQEEQFENVDLVHLTGVFLAIDPKNIEIAAKVIEAAKQKKIPISFDPNIRLKLWSIEEARRAYKEILPHVDILLTGLEEIRLISGMEEEDELALFAREYGIRDLVLKDGANGSKLFRDGDWTRAESFRVTPVDTVGAGDGFDAGYIYGWLNGFSKERLLQFANGVGALVTTVSGDNEGLPYLNEVNAFINNDLIVER; encoded by the coding sequence ATGTCATCACCATTCAAAGTTTTAACAATCGGAGATGCCATGATAACACTGAACCCAGCTGTAAAAGGGCCACTAAGATATGTCACCCAGTTTGAACGCAAGGTGGGCGGTGCAGAACTTAACTTTGCCATTGGATGTGCAAGGCTTGGGTTAGGCAGCAAGTGGATTAGCCGGCTGGGGGAAGATGAGTTTGGCAGAGTCATATATAACTTCGCTCGGGGAGAGGGCGTAGATGTATCGGGTGTAAATTTTGTAAGCGGCTGCCCAACATCACTTAACTTTAAGGAAATCAATGAGGATGGATCAGGCAAGACATTCTATTACCGGTATAACTCGCCTATTTTAACTTTGACACCGGATATGATTCAGGAAGAACAGTTTGAAAATGTAGATCTTGTCCATCTTACAGGTGTTTTCCTTGCTATTGATCCAAAGAACATCGAAATTGCCGCAAAAGTGATTGAAGCTGCAAAACAAAAAAAGATTCCAATCTCCTTTGATCCAAATATCAGACTGAAGCTTTGGTCGATTGAGGAAGCGAGAAGAGCGTATAAAGAAATTCTTCCGCATGTTGATATCCTGCTGACTGGATTAGAAGAGATCAGGTTAATAAGCGGGATGGAAGAAGAAGATGAACTTGCGCTATTTGCCAGAGAATATGGCATCAGAGATTTGGTCTTAAAGGATGGCGCTAACGGATCAAAGCTATTCCGGGATGGCGATTGGACACGGGCAGAGAGCTTCCGTGTGACTCCAGTTGATACAGTCGGAGCCGGAGATGGATTCGATGCGGGATACATTTATGGCTGGCTGAACGGTTTCAGCAAGGAAAGGCTGCTTCAATTTGCTAATGGCGTAGGCGCCCTGGTTACAACCGTCTCAGGAGATAATGAAGGTCTTCCTTATCTAAATGAAGTAAACGCATTTATCAATAATGACCTTATTGTTGAAAGATAA